The nucleotide sequence CGCGTCCAGGATGGTCTTCTCCCCCGGCTTGGACTCGGCCTTGTCCATGATGGCCTCCACGCCCGCCTGCAGGGCCTGCGCGGCAGTGACGACGTCGGCCTCGGTCTTGCCGCGCAGCGCTCGTGCCATACCCATCATCCCGAAGCTGAGGATGGTTCCCAGTGACGACGGCGCCGCGCCGTTGAAGGCCTTGGCCGCCCCGCGCAGGAGCTGCCCGAGGTCGGTCTGCTCCTGGGCGGCCAGGTACTCGGCCAGTGCCCGGAAGCCGTCGTCCATGGAGATGCCCAGGTCTCCGTCCCCACTGACCTGGTCCAGGGATACCAGGTAGTTCCGGTTGGCGGTCATCAGGGCGCTGATTTCACCGGCGATTGCCGCAAGTGACTCACGGTTCAGCATGTGGGCCTCACTTGTTCGCATTGGTGTAGAAGGGCGTGGTGGCCGGGGCGCGCAGCAGTTCCTTCAGCTCGGCGTCGAGCTTGAACACGGACACTGACAGCCCCGCCATCTCCATGGAGGTGGCGAACTCGCCCACATGGGGCATGACTACCGTGACTCCGCGTTCGGCCAGCAGGGCGTGCACGGAGCGGTACACGATTAGTTGTTCCTCCAGCGGTGTGCCACCCAGGCCATTGATCATCACCGAGACCTCGTCCCCGGCGGCCAGCGGCAGGTCCGCCTCGATGGTCTCCAGGATGAGGCGGGCGATCTCCTCGGCGGTCATCATGGGGCGCACCTCGATGCCGGCCTCCCCGTGGATGCCCATGCCGATCTCGATCTGCCCCTCCTGGATGGTGAAGGTCGGCTCACCGACCTTGGGGACAATGCACGGGGACAGTGCCACCCCCATGGTGCGGATGTTGTCCAGGGCGCGGGCGGTGACGGCGGTGACCTCGTCGAGTGTCATCATCTTCTCGGCGGCGGCCCCGGCGATCTTGAACGCGTAGACCAGCCCGGCCACGCCCCGCCGCTTGTCGGCGCGCTCCTTCGGAGAGCTGGCGACGTCGTCGCGGCCGAGCAGCTGCCGGGTCTCGATATCGTCGAACTCGACGTCCTCGCAGGCCATGCGGAAGTTGAAGACGTCGCCGTTGTAGTTGCCGTACAGGCACAGGACGCCGGCGCCGCGGTCGCAGGCGCGGATCATGTCGGCCATCTTCTCGGCGGCCGGTGAGGCGAAGACCTCCCCGACGGCGCATCCGTCAAGCATGCCCTGCCCGACGTAGCCGAGGAACAGGGGCAGGTGCCCGCTGCCGCCGGCGGTGACGACGCCGACCTTGCCCTCCGGCGCCGGGTAGCGTGAGACGAGCACCCGGAAGTCGCCGTCGAGCAGGGCGACACGGTCGCCGTAGGCCGCTTCGATGCCCTCCATGGTGTCGCGGACGAAGCTGTCCGCGCTGTTGAGTATCTTCTTCATGCTTGCCTCCCAGAGTTCTACGTGCCGTCTCAGTGCTGGTTGGGGAAGGTGATCTCCGCCGGATACGCCCACTTCTGGAGCTCCTCGGTGGCGAAGGACTCGGGCTCGACGCCGCCGTTGGCCGTGAGCGCCTGGTGGTAGAGCTGGGCGAGCTCCTCGATGTAGGCGGCCTTGAGGTAGGCCTCGTACAGGTTGCGGGAGTCGACGGCGACGGCGCCGTGCTTCTCCAGCAGCACGCAGTCGGCCTCGCGCACGGCCTGACGCACCGAGGCGGCCAGCTCGGGGGTGCCGGGGCGGCCGTACGGGGCCACGGGAATGCGCGCCCGGCTCAGCCCCAGGTTGGCGACCTCGTAGACGATGGCGGGGATCGGCTTGTTCAGCAGCGCGAAGGAGGTGGCGTAGGCCGAGTGGGTGTGCACGATGGCCACCAGCTCGGGACGCTCCTTGTAGATCTCCAGGTGCATGAGCACCTCGCTGGTGGGTCGCAGGCCGGATTCGTTCTCGACGACGTGGGCGTCGAGGTCCATGACCACCACGTCGCGCGGGGTCAAAAGGTCACGGTCCAGGGAAGTGGGCGAGGCGACCAGCAGGCCGGTTTCGGCGTCGCGGATGGAGAAGTTGCCGGACTTGTGCTTGCACAGCCCGTCGTGTTGCGCCCGCTTGGCGATCTCGCACAGTTCCTTCTTCAGGGTTTCAAGCATGAGTGTTCTACTTTCTGGTTTCGATGGATTCTCGGGTGTTGATCAGGGCCGCGGCGGCGGTGGGTCACCGCCGTCGCCTGGGTCAGTCACCTCAGACGGTGACTCCGGCCTCGACGGCGGCCGCGCGCGCCTCGTTGCGCTCCTTGATCAGGCTGCGCGAGTACGCCGCGAAGCAGACCAGCCAGGCCACGAAGATGACCAGCGGGATGAAGTTCCCGTCGAGGACTTGCATGAGGTGGGACAGCGCGTAGGTGAAGATGGGCGCGTCGATGGAGGAGTTGGAGATCATCTGCCCGGCGGACAGCTCCACCGCCCTGGTGGAGTTGGCCAACTCGGTCATGAACGGGGCGAAGGCGGTGCCCACCCACAGGAACACGGGCGCGAAGATCGTGCACTGGATGAGCATCCGGATGATGTTGCCCTTGCTGGCGAAGTAGGCCGCCACCGCGATGCAGATGTTGATGATGCCCGCAAAGGGGAGAATGCCGTTGCCGGGCAGGAAGAAGGCGTAGGCGAGGGTCACCGGGATGGTCCAGATCACGGCGATCCAGATCTCATTGGCGCCGCCGAGGAAGGGCCAGTCAAGCCCGACGAACAGCTGCCGGTCGTTGAAGCGCTTGCGCATGTACTCGGAGATGGCGTTCGAGATCGGCTCGAGCGCCTGCATGAAGTACTTGGAGATGACCGGAAACAGGGTCAGCGCCGTCGCGGCCTGAATGCCGAGCGTCAAAATGGCGGCGACGTCAAACCGGGCGAGGACGCCGAACAGGATGCCGAGGATGAAGCCCAGCACGTGGTTCTCGGCGAAGATGCCGAGCTTGTCGCGCAGGTCGGCGGCGTTGAACGAGCGGTCGAGCCCGGGGATCTTGCGCAGCAGCCAGTCGATCGGGTACATGGGGGCGGCCAGGAACACCATGCGGTGAGTGATCGTCACGCCCGGAATGCCGGTCATGGTTTCCACCCGGTGCTGGTGGAAGTCCGCGGTCTTCAGCTCGAAGACCACCTGAATGGCCGCGATGACAAATGCCAGCCACACCATTCCGGTTATGTAGTACACGGCGACGGCGGTGAAGATCTTGCCCCACACGTTCCACAGGTCCGCGTTGAAGGTCTCGGTCTGCTTCAGCAGGATCAGCACGATGTTGATGCCGATCACCAGTGGGAACATCAGGAAGGCGTAGGGCCACGACCAGGAGATCGTGGACATCGTCGTCCACCCGCCGTCGGTGATGGGCAGGTCCACGCCGATGGTGTCCGACATGGCCTGAGCGGCCGGCGTGATCGCCTCGGTCATGTAGCTGATGAGCATGGTCATGCCGGAGAAGGCCACGCCCAGGGTGATGCCCGCGGAGATGGCGTCCTTCACCTTCATCCGGACGATCAGACCGGCGATGATGATGATTATGGGGACGAAGATGGCGGCCCCGAGCGAGAGCAGGAAGTTGACGGAGTCCTGAAGGATTTGCATGTCAGTTGCTCCCGGAGGACTTAATGGCCTCGATCAGCTTGGCCAGCTCCTGGTCCTGCCCCATGCCGGTCAGGAACGCGATCCCGTTAATGACGGGGACGGAGCGGGGCTTGTTCTCCCGCACGATGGTGATGTAGGCGGCGGCGTCGGCCAGGTGGCGGTCGACGGACTTCAGGTCGACGGCCTGGACGTCGGCGTCGACCTTCGCCTCCTTCAGTAGGCGGCTGACCTTGCTGGCAACCGTCTGGGATGTGGCGACGCCGCTGCCGCAGGCGACTACTACTTTTGCGGTCATGGTGGGTTCTCCTTGTGAGTGGGTGGGTGCGGGGTGTGGGTGTTTCCGGCTCAGGCGGCCTCGATGCCGGACATGCCGGAAAGCACCCGGTAGTACTCGTCCGGGGTCTGCGCCGCGCTCAGCTGCTCCATGAAGGCCGGGTCCTGGAAGGCCTGCAGCATGATTTGCAGTACCTCCACGTGGCGGTCCTCCTGCACGAAGCCGAGGACGAAGATGAAGCGAACCGGGTGGACGACGTCGTCGTTGCCCATCTCCCGCCAGTCAATCGGCCTGGCCAGGCGCACCGAGGCGATGAAGGGCTTGACGATGTGTTCGACGTCGGAGTGGGGGATGGCAACCGCCTCCGGCATGGTTGGGAGCGCGGTCGGGTACTTGCGCTCGCGTTCCACCAGCGCCTCATGGAAGGTTTCCCGAATGTAGCCCGCGCGCAGGAGCTCCGCCGAGATCCGTTCGAAGAACTCCTGCTGGTCATTCACCTCCCAGTCGAGGCGGATCAGGTCGGGCTTGAGCAGATCCAGCTGCATCGCTGCCATCTCCTTGCGTCTCGTCTTCGAGTACCAGGGTCCGGACGAGGTCCGGACACCTCGGGAAACTAGCGGCAAGTGCCCGCAGAAAACACCCCTTCGGCGAGCATATGTTCACCAATGGGCTATCAGATCTGCGCGCCCAGTCGGCGATATGGCGCCAACTACCAGGCGATTTCCCGGTCGCACCGGCGCGCATTCACATCCGTCTATGAACATTCGTTCATCACCCTATCGGCTCGGCGTAGCGCCAGGCGCGGCCCCGGCAGCACCGGGGACGGCAGCGCCCGGCCTCACGCCCGCCCGCAGGGGCCCGGGCGGCGGCGCACTCGGGCCGCGCAGGACCTCACACCCGCACCGCTCGCCCGGCGCCGGCGCGCACCTCCACGGCACCCTTGATGCCCACCCGCCGGACCACCACCTACCGCCGTTTGTCTTTTCGAGATACATTTATCGCGTGCAAGCTCTCATGCACGTTCATCCCCCCCCGCGCACCAGCTCCGCGGCAGGCGCCATGCGGCGGCGCTCCGGCTCCGCCCAGCGCAGCCGCGCCCGTGGCGGCGCTGGCGCACGCACCTGTGTGCTCCGCTTCGTCTTGCCCGGCGGGCCGCTCGCGTGGATGATGCATCCAGCTTCCGCAGCGTGCGCGCTCACCGACCGGGCGCACGCTGGCACCAGCGCCTGCACTGCAGGCAACTCCGCAGACCGCTAGACAACCAATCAGACGACCGACCAGACGATCAACAAAGGAGCTGCCCATGAGCACCGAGCCCCTCGAGCTCACCGACCTGGACCTCAAGGCCATTAACGTCGCCAAGGCGCTGGCCGCCGACGCCGTGGAGGCGGCGGGCTCTGGTCACCCCGGCACGCCAATCTCGCTGGCACCAGTGGCCCACCTGCTCTACCAGTACGAGCTGCGCCACGACCCCGCCGACCCGAACTGGCTGGGCCGCGACCGCTTCGTCCTGTCCGCCGGGCACGCCTCCCTGCTGCAGTACTGCCAGCTGTTCCTGACCGGCTACGGCATCCCTATGGAGGGCTTCACCCACTTCCGCTCCCCCGCCGGCCTGCCCGGGCACCCCGAGTTCGGATACACCCCCGGGGTTGAGACCACCACCGGCCCGCTGGGCGCGGGCTTTTCCAATGCCGTCGGCCTGGCCATCGCGGCCCGCCGCGAGCACGGCCTGTTCGAGCCGGACGCCGCCGACGGCGCCTCCCTGTTCGACCACTTCGTGTACACGATCATGGGCGACGGCTGCATGCAGGAGGGCGTCGCCTCCGAGGCCGCCTCTCTGGCCGGCACCCTGCAGCTGGGCAACCTGATCGCCATCTATGACGACAACGACATCTCCATCGAGGGCGACACCGATATCTCCTTCACCGAGGACCCCTCCAAGCGCTTCGAGGCCTACGGCTGGCAGGTGCTCGACGTCGACTGGAAGGCCGGCGGCGCCTACCACGAGGACCTGCAGGCCCTGCACGAGGCGCTGGTGGCGGCGCGTGCGGAGACCAAGCGCCCAACGATGATCCGCCTGCACACGATCATCGCCTGGCCCTCCCCCACCAAGCAGGGCTCGGAGGACTCTCACGGCGCCAAGCTCGGCTCCGAGGAGGTCGCCGGGCTGAAGACCGCCCTGGGGCTGGACCCGCAGGCATCCTTCCAGCTGCCCGACGACGTTCTTGCCTTCACCCGCTCGCACGCCGCCGAGCGCGCCGCGGCCGAGCGCGCCGACTGGGACGCCCGCTTCGCCGCCTGGCAGCAGGCCGCCCCCGAGCGGGCCGCCCTGCTGGAGCGGCTACAGGCAGGCAAGCTGGATGCGGGCCTGGACGCCGCACTGCCGGTGTGGGAGGTGGGTGACGCCCTGGCCACGCGTGCGGCCTCCGGCAAGACGCTCACGGCCCTGGCGCCGGTGGCCCCGGAGCTGTGGGGCGGGTCCGCGGACCTGGCCGGCTCCAACAACACCACCATGGCCGGGGAGCCCTCCTTCCTGCCCGCCGACCTGGCTCGTTCCGACGGTGACGGCCCCTACGGGCGCACCCTGCACTTCGGCATCCGCGAGCACGCCATGGGCGGGATTCTCAACGGCATCGCACTGGACCGTCTGACCCGCCCGTACGGGGGCACCTTCATGGTGTTCTCCGACTACATGCGCCCGGCCGTGCGCCTGGCGGCGCTGATGGGCCTGGGGTCCATCTTCGTGTGGACGCACGACTCCATCGGCGTGGGCGAGGACGGCCCCACCCACCAGCCGATTGAGCACCTGGCCGCGCTGCGCGCCATCCCGGGCCTGGCGGTGGTCCGTCCCGCTGACGCCAATGAGACGGCGGCCGCGTGGGCGGAGATCCTGCGCCGCCCGGAGGGCCCGGCCGGAATCGTGCTGTCCCGGCAGAACCTGACCGTCCACGCTGATGCCGAGACCGCCCGCGCCGGTGTGCACCGCGGCGCTTACGTGCTGGCCGAGGCCACGGATGCTGCTGGCACCGAGGTCTCCTCCGCGGTGGTGCTGGTCGCCACCGGCTCCGAGGTGGGCGTGGCCATGGACGCCCGCGAGGTGCTGCAGGCCGAGGGCACGCCCACCCGCGTGGTCTCCGCCCCCTGCCTGGAGTGGTTCGCCCAGCAGGACGAGGCCTACCGGGCCTCGGTGCTGCCCGAGGCGGGCGTGCGGGTGTCCATCGAGGCCGGCTCGGCCATGGGCTGGCGCGAGATTGTTGGCGACGACGGCCTGATCGTCTCCCTGGACCGCTTCGGCGCCTCCGCGCCCGGCACGCAGCTGTTCAAGGAGTACGGCTTCACCGGCGAGGCGGTAGCGGCGCGGGTGCGCGAGGCCCTGGCCCGAGCCTGACAGGCCGGCCACTACAGCGCGGGCGGACCACCTTAACGGGTTGTCCGCCCGCGCCTGATTATCAACTCAGCTCGCCCACGCCCGGTCGGCGTGTTCGTCCCACCGACAGGCCCAGACACCACGAGTCGCGTTCCACGACCCCCGGGAAGTTCCACGACCTTGGTGTGCTTTCCACGACCACCCCGGGGTCGTGCAACAAGCACAAAGGTCGTGCAACAAGCACCAGGGACGTGGAACGCAACCCCCAACCGCGGGCACGCGCCGGGCGCTGCGGCCTGGTGGGCCCAGGGGCTCGGCGTGAGCACGCGCCGCACGCTCATTCGCGGCGCGCTTCTAGCGATTTGGCGTAATTACGCGGAAAACGCATCAACCGGTGAACGGTACAGTCGGCTCCCATGTGCGGCGACCCTCGCGGCGCACATGGGAGCCGACCAACCTCCGCCGACCTGAAACCAAAAACGTTGAAATACCAGGCAAAAGCCGTAGGTCGGCTGGATCGGCGGGGTGGTTTAGCGTGCGCCGCGCCCGGGATGACTCACCCGGCATGCCCCTAACTACCCGCCGGCCATCCACCGACCAGCGCCATCACCCACCCACACACGCACACCCGAGTTCACCCACACACCCCCAAACCGGAAGAGCCCGCGATGTCGGACAACAAATATAGAGGAGCCCCGGTCCTCCCATGCGGTCTCACGTTTGCGCGACCGTATG is from Actinomyces sp. 432 and encodes:
- a CDS encoding class II aldolase/adducin family protein, with amino-acid sequence MLETLKKELCEIAKRAQHDGLCKHKSGNFSIRDAETGLLVASPTSLDRDLLTPRDVVVMDLDAHVVENESGLRPTSEVLMHLEIYKERPELVAIVHTHSAYATSFALLNKPIPAIVYEVANLGLSRARIPVAPYGRPGTPELAASVRQAVREADCVLLEKHGAVAVDSRNLYEAYLKAAYIEELAQLYHQALTANGGVEPESFATEELQKWAYPAEITFPNQH
- the tkt gene encoding transketolase; this translates as MSTEPLELTDLDLKAINVAKALAADAVEAAGSGHPGTPISLAPVAHLLYQYELRHDPADPNWLGRDRFVLSAGHASLLQYCQLFLTGYGIPMEGFTHFRSPAGLPGHPEFGYTPGVETTTGPLGAGFSNAVGLAIAARREHGLFEPDAADGASLFDHFVYTIMGDGCMQEGVASEAASLAGTLQLGNLIAIYDDNDISIEGDTDISFTEDPSKRFEAYGWQVLDVDWKAGGAYHEDLQALHEALVAARAETKRPTMIRLHTIIAWPSPTKQGSEDSHGAKLGSEEVAGLKTALGLDPQASFQLPDDVLAFTRSHAAERAAAERADWDARFAAWQQAAPERAALLERLQAGKLDAGLDAALPVWEVGDALATRAASGKTLTALAPVAPELWGGSADLAGSNNTTMAGEPSFLPADLARSDGDGPYGRTLHFGIREHAMGGILNGIALDRLTRPYGGTFMVFSDYMRPAVRLAALMGLGSIFVWTHDSIGVGEDGPTHQPIEHLAALRAIPGLAVVRPADANETAAAWAEILRRPEGPAGIVLSRQNLTVHADAETARAGVHRGAYVLAEATDAAGTEVSSAVVLVATGSEVGVAMDAREVLQAEGTPTRVVSAPCLEWFAQQDEAYRASVLPEAGVRVSIEAGSAMGWREIVGDDGLIVSLDRFGASAPGTQLFKEYGFTGEAVAARVREALARA
- a CDS encoding PTS sugar transporter subunit IIA, translating into MAAMQLDLLKPDLIRLDWEVNDQQEFFERISAELLRAGYIRETFHEALVERERKYPTALPTMPEAVAIPHSDVEHIVKPFIASVRLARPIDWREMGNDDVVHPVRFIFVLGFVQEDRHVEVLQIMLQAFQDPAFMEQLSAAQTPDEYYRVLSGMSGIEAA
- a CDS encoding dihydroxyacetone kinase subunit L; its protein translation is MLNRESLAAIAGEISALMTANRNYLVSLDQVSGDGDLGISMDDGFRALAEYLAAQEQTDLGQLLRGAAKAFNGAAPSSLGTILSFGMMGMARALRGKTEADVVTAAQALQAGVEAIMDKAESKPGEKTILDALVPGTTALTEGAVAGGETALSELLRRAAEAAAQGSESTREMEAVHGRAAYSASRSIGVLDGGSVVGRLIFEGLAAWAA
- a CDS encoding dihydroxyacetone kinase subunit DhaK, with the translated sequence MKKILNSADSFVRDTMEGIEAAYGDRVALLDGDFRVLVSRYPAPEGKVGVVTAGGSGHLPLFLGYVGQGMLDGCAVGEVFASPAAEKMADMIRACDRGAGVLCLYGNYNGDVFNFRMACEDVEFDDIETRQLLGRDDVASSPKERADKRRGVAGLVYAFKIAGAAAEKMMTLDEVTAVTARALDNIRTMGVALSPCIVPKVGEPTFTIQEGQIEIGMGIHGEAGIEVRPMMTAEEIARLILETIEADLPLAAGDEVSVMINGLGGTPLEEQLIVYRSVHALLAERGVTVVMPHVGEFATSMEMAGLSVSVFKLDAELKELLRAPATTPFYTNANK
- a CDS encoding PTS galactitol transporter subunit IIC, which translates into the protein MQILQDSVNFLLSLGAAIFVPIIIIIAGLIVRMKVKDAISAGITLGVAFSGMTMLISYMTEAITPAAQAMSDTIGVDLPITDGGWTTMSTISWSWPYAFLMFPLVIGINIVLILLKQTETFNADLWNVWGKIFTAVAVYYITGMVWLAFVIAAIQVVFELKTADFHQHRVETMTGIPGVTITHRMVFLAAPMYPIDWLLRKIPGLDRSFNAADLRDKLGIFAENHVLGFILGILFGVLARFDVAAILTLGIQAATALTLFPVISKYFMQALEPISNAISEYMRKRFNDRQLFVGLDWPFLGGANEIWIAVIWTIPVTLAYAFFLPGNGILPFAGIINICIAVAAYFASKGNIIRMLIQCTIFAPVFLWVGTAFAPFMTELANSTRAVELSAGQMISNSSIDAPIFTYALSHLMQVLDGNFIPLVIFVAWLVCFAAYSRSLIKERNEARAAAVEAGVTV
- a CDS encoding PTS sugar transporter subunit IIB, which produces MTAKVVVACGSGVATSQTVASKVSRLLKEAKVDADVQAVDLKSVDRHLADAAAYITIVRENKPRSVPVINGIAFLTGMGQDQELAKLIEAIKSSGSN